The following proteins come from a genomic window of Candidatus Izemoplasmatales bacterium:
- a CDS encoding type II toxin-antitoxin system Phd/YefM family antitoxin → MLIATEKIISVTEANQNFSKLAKKADTDGYVMIFKRNKPAYVMFDVDKMTAAMKEEFEKMHMRLMSEQLIAEYGEAYGKLAK, encoded by the coding sequence ATGTTGATTGCGACCGAAAAAATCATCAGTGTCACGGAGGCGAACCAGAATTTCAGCAAACTCGCGAAGAAAGCCGATACCGACGGTTACGTCATGATCTTCAAGCGCAACAAACCGGCATATGTGATGTTCGATGTCGACAAGATGACTGCCGCGATGAAAGAGGAATTCGAAAAGATGCACATGCGTCTCATGTCCGAACAGCTGATCGCGGAATATGGCGAAGCCTACGGCAAACTGGCGAAATGA
- a CDS encoding GH32 C-terminal domain-containing protein, whose product MSNADRFIARHARSIREEDRFRFHVAAPVGWINDPNGFSFFDGKIHLFYQSNPYATHWGPMHWGHVASDDFVKWTRLPVALTPGAGKGVLGCFSGSAVTHDGKHALVYTRAGLFRQVQCLATSTDGIEYVEYERNPVVDGTMLPRDSSKADFRDPKVWFEDGAFHMLVANRNASDPYAKLLLYRSSDLMKWTYVGIVLRNGEALRPKLGVMLECPDLVRFPAGDAILVSPQDIPGHRNRHGTACVVGRFDPKTGVFSDWNFEAIAEIDLGLDFYAPQTTVMPDGRVVMVAWMQSWNRRPAYASTGFAGALTFPRELSLKDGRLHQWPVRELEWYHRNPLDLTVDLPAGRDFQDPRLSGFAQDIDISFTPGPGRTGITVFCDAEGNGLSIDYDDGRVVLDRRAVAGPLLPTDETANFVTADCPLLDGKVRIRLILDRYSCEVFLADGRTTLTATAFPAPERENVWFSSDVPVAITVHKRDVVR is encoded by the coding sequence ATGAGCAATGCCGACCGCTTCATCGCGCGCCATGCGCGATCCATCCGGGAAGAAGACCGGTTCCGGTTCCACGTCGCCGCCCCCGTCGGTTGGATCAACGATCCGAACGGGTTCTCGTTCTTCGATGGGAAAATCCACCTGTTCTACCAGTCCAACCCCTACGCGACCCACTGGGGACCGATGCACTGGGGACACGTCGCAAGCGACGACTTCGTCAAGTGGACGAGGCTTCCCGTCGCGCTCACGCCCGGCGCCGGGAAGGGCGTCCTCGGATGCTTCTCGGGATCGGCGGTGACCCACGACGGAAAGCACGCACTCGTCTATACCCGCGCCGGCCTCTTCCGCCAGGTCCAGTGCCTCGCCACCTCGACGGACGGGATCGAGTATGTCGAATACGAACGCAATCCCGTCGTCGACGGGACGATGCTCCCGCGGGACTCCTCGAAGGCCGACTTCCGCGACCCGAAGGTCTGGTTCGAGGACGGAGCCTTCCACATGCTCGTCGCCAACCGGAACGCATCCGATCCCTACGCGAAGCTGCTCCTGTACCGCTCCTCCGACCTGATGAAGTGGACGTACGTCGGGATCGTCCTCAGGAACGGTGAAGCCCTGAGGCCGAAACTCGGGGTCATGCTCGAATGCCCGGACCTGGTCCGTTTCCCCGCAGGCGACGCGATCCTCGTCAGCCCGCAGGACATCCCCGGTCACCGGAACCGCCACGGCACCGCCTGCGTCGTCGGCCGGTTCGATCCGAAGACCGGCGTTTTTTCCGACTGGAATTTCGAAGCGATCGCCGAGATCGACCTCGGCCTCGACTTCTACGCGCCGCAGACGACGGTCATGCCCGACGGGCGCGTCGTCATGGTCGCATGGATGCAGAGCTGGAATCGCCGTCCGGCCTACGCCTCGACCGGATTCGCGGGAGCGCTCACGTTCCCGCGCGAACTCTCTCTGAAGGACGGAAGGCTTCATCAATGGCCCGTCCGCGAGCTCGAATGGTACCATCGCAACCCCCTCGACCTGACTGTCGACCTCCCCGCCGGGCGCGACTTCCAAGATCCGCGCCTCTCGGGCTTCGCCCAGGACATCGACATCTCGTTTACACCCGGCCCGGGCAGGACGGGGATTACCGTCTTCTGCGATGCGGAAGGAAACGGTCTGTCGATCGACTACGACGACGGAAGGGTCGTCCTCGACCGCCGCGCCGTCGCCGGACCGCTCCTGCCGACCGACGAAACCGCGAACTTCGTGACCGCCGACTGTCCGCTTTTGGATGGGAAGGTCCGGATCCGCCTGATCCTCGACCGTTACTCCTGCGAGGTCTTCCTCGCGGACGGCAGGACGACCCTGACGGCGACCGCGTTTCCGGCGCCGGAGCGCGAAAATGTTTGGTTTTCGTCCGACGTCCCGGTCGCGATCACAGTGCACAAGCGCGACGTCGTGCGATAA
- a CDS encoding type II toxin-antitoxin system death-on-curing family toxin, whose amino-acid sequence MIWSKEFIIELHERLIAATGGRRGIREIERIDSALQSIQQTFDGNDLHPSPIEKAARLAYALCTSHPFIDGNKRIAMHVMALMLRSEGLPYVPSNNEVVRIGFSLASGGLTYEDLVQWVKDTIAEASRRDRTGKAA is encoded by the coding sequence ATGATCTGGAGCAAAGAGTTCATCATCGAACTCCATGAACGGCTGATCGCCGCAACCGGTGGACGCCGCGGCATCCGCGAAATCGAACGTATCGACTCAGCACTTCAGTCGATCCAACAGACATTCGACGGCAACGATCTGCATCCTAGCCCCATCGAAAAGGCGGCGCGCCTGGCGTATGCGCTCTGTACGAGTCACCCTTTCATCGATGGCAACAAGAGGATCGCGATGCATGTGATGGCACTCATGCTACGATCGGAAGGACTCCCCTACGTACCTTCGAACAATGAGGTCGTCAGAATCGGATTCTCGCTGGCATCCGGCGGGTTGACGTATGAGGATCTCGTCCAATGGGTGAAGGACACGATCGCTGAAGCATCGAGAAGAGACCGGACGGGGAAAGCCGCATGA
- a CDS encoding glycosyltransferase family 2 protein, whose product MNAILIPAYQPDDKLVVLVKELKALGLDRIVVVDDGSRAACAPVFEAVEKEGAKLVRHPVNQGKGAAIKTALSFASQTMPECAGYVTCDADGQHLAKDILKVSEELAAHPEALVLGSRDLTAENVPRQSRFGNAFSSFYFKAVTGVACKDTQTGLRGIPKA is encoded by the coding sequence GTGAACGCGATCCTGATTCCGGCCTACCAGCCGGACGACAAGCTCGTCGTCCTCGTCAAGGAACTGAAGGCCCTCGGCCTCGACCGGATCGTCGTCGTCGACGACGGGTCGCGCGCCGCCTGCGCCCCCGTCTTCGAAGCCGTCGAGAAGGAAGGTGCGAAACTTGTCCGCCATCCCGTCAACCAGGGCAAGGGCGCGGCGATCAAGACCGCCCTCTCCTTCGCCTCGCAGACGATGCCCGAGTGCGCGGGCTACGTCACCTGCGACGCCGACGGCCAGCACCTCGCCAAGGACATCCTGAAGGTGTCGGAGGAACTCGCGGCGCATCCCGAGGCGCTCGTCCTCGGGTCGCGCGACCTGACGGCGGAGAACGTCCCCCGCCAGAGCCGCTTCGGCAACGCCTTCTCGAGCTTCTACTTCAAGGCCGTCACCGGCGTCGCCTGCAAGGACACGCAGACCGGCCTCCGGGGAATCCCGAAGGC
- a CDS encoding phosphodiester glycosidase family protein, with translation MPVGPKRLLPYIAGFYALLFLFTTFTLLYEFVIPHGGIVITDPVFTTTITVPTTTADPITGPIGTGTTTEPVVTTTDPGLVYPGEVPAALLGGTVLGTYENENVLITLYQIRASNSDVYVADVVTTDGSQILAALAFNTFGGTNIVQTVSTMAEDHDAIFAINSDYASHYDYGYVIRNGMILRTSASYRDCVVLNADGTVAFHTEEETPLQSIVDDGAWQLWSFGPVIVRDGVSVASVNDGLARDAVNNPRSGFGAVSANHFMFVTVDGRTDASHGADIEEFADIMLLVGCTQAYNFDGGGSATMWFDGAVVNNPSEGTERKVGDCVYIRR, from the coding sequence ATGCCCGTCGGACCGAAAAGACTCTTGCCCTACATCGCGGGCTTCTACGCCCTCCTCTTCCTCTTCACCACCTTCACCCTCCTCTACGAGTTCGTGATCCCGCACGGCGGGATCGTGATCACCGATCCCGTCTTCACCACCACGATCACCGTCCCGACCACCACGGCCGATCCGATCACCGGCCCGATCGGAACGGGAACGACGACGGAACCGGTGGTGACGACGACCGATCCCGGGCTCGTCTATCCCGGCGAGGTCCCCGCCGCGCTCCTCGGGGGGACCGTCCTCGGGACGTACGAAAACGAAAACGTCCTCATCACGCTGTATCAGATCCGCGCCTCGAACTCCGACGTCTACGTCGCCGACGTCGTCACGACCGACGGTTCCCAGATCCTCGCCGCCCTCGCCTTCAACACCTTCGGCGGGACCAACATCGTCCAGACCGTCTCGACGATGGCGGAGGACCACGACGCGATCTTCGCGATCAACTCCGACTACGCCTCCCACTACGACTACGGCTACGTCATCAGGAACGGCATGATCCTCCGCACCTCCGCCTCCTACCGCGACTGCGTCGTCCTGAACGCCGACGGAACGGTCGCGTTCCATACGGAGGAGGAGACCCCCCTCCAGTCGATCGTCGACGACGGCGCCTGGCAGCTCTGGTCCTTCGGTCCGGTGATCGTGAGAGACGGCGTCTCGGTCGCGAGCGTGAACGACGGCCTCGCCAGGGACGCGGTGAACAACCCCCGCTCCGGCTTCGGCGCGGTGTCTGCGAACCACTTCATGTTCGTCACCGTCGACGGCCGCACCGACGCCTCGCACGGCGCCGACATCGAGGAGTTCGCGGACATCATGCTTCTCGTCGGGTGCACGCAGGCGTACAACTTCGACGGCGGCGGTTCGGCCACGATGTGGTTCGACGGCGCCGTCGTGAACAATCCCTCCGAGGGCACCGAAAGGAAGGTGGGCGACTGTGTCTACATCCGACGCTAA